In Sediminitomix flava, a single genomic region encodes these proteins:
- a CDS encoding BamA/TamA family outer membrane protein → MRASIIILILVFVSFYSHAQEHQKIINEDQNSSYATTDTVTIQKNVQLIGVPIVFYSPETTLALGGGGQFFFMKKQNDFNSRFSTMLCAVMYTLRNQFIVEAQPKIFLQKGLYFLDGHFQFRIYPNLFWGIGGNTPESNEEDYDQTSLLLRAALLKRIPPYLNFGLEFMYQDIDITEVKEGGILDTEDINGANGTDVRGVGFVFNVDKRDSDIAATRGIFLQFKGHFYSESFGGSTNFYKYSIDLRKYFHLNEKDVFAAQLYNELTFGNPPFQMLAWYGGGERGRGYFKGRYMDKNLYLAQFEYRKQFFPRTKGVAFITFGEVAENVEDYFKEFRFSGGIGLRWQIKKDNPSLIRFDIGVTREGDSGFYVGVNEVF, encoded by the coding sequence ATGAGAGCGAGTATAATTATTTTAATCTTAGTTTTCGTATCCTTTTATTCTCATGCACAAGAACATCAAAAGATCATAAACGAAGACCAAAATTCATCTTACGCAACCACAGATACGGTAACAATTCAGAAAAATGTTCAGTTGATTGGTGTGCCAATTGTTTTTTATTCCCCAGAAACAACTTTAGCGCTAGGAGGTGGAGGCCAGTTTTTCTTTATGAAAAAACAAAATGATTTCAATTCAAGGTTTTCTACAATGCTTTGTGCGGTGATGTATACCTTGAGAAATCAGTTTATTGTAGAAGCACAGCCCAAAATATTTTTACAGAAAGGATTGTACTTTTTAGATGGTCACTTTCAGTTTCGAATTTATCCTAACCTTTTTTGGGGAATTGGAGGAAATACACCAGAGAGTAATGAAGAAGATTACGATCAGACTTCTTTGTTGTTAAGAGCTGCTTTGCTTAAACGTATTCCGCCATATCTGAATTTCGGCTTAGAGTTTATGTATCAAGATATTGACATAACTGAAGTAAAAGAAGGGGGTATTCTAGATACAGAAGATATCAATGGCGCAAATGGAACAGATGTTAGAGGTGTTGGGTTTGTATTTAATGTAGATAAAAGGGATAGTGATATTGCTGCTACTCGAGGAATATTTCTACAGTTTAAAGGACATTTTTATTCTGAATCATTTGGTGGGAGCACTAACTTTTATAAGTATTCTATCGATTTACGTAAATACTTCCATTTGAATGAAAAAGATGTATTTGCAGCCCAATTATATAATGAACTAACATTCGGAAATCCACCTTTTCAAATGTTAGCTTGGTATGGTGGAGGTGAAAGAGGTCGAGGGTATTTTAAGGGTAGATATATGGATAAGAATTTATATCTAGCTCAATTTGAGTATCGTAAACAGTTTTTTCCTCGAACTAAAGGAGTTGCTTTTATTACATTTGGTGAAGTAGCAGAGAACGTTGAAGACTATTTTAAAGAATTTAGATTTAGTGGCGGAATTGGGTTGAGATGGCAGATTAAAAAGGATAACCCTTCATTAATCAGGTTTGATATAGGTGTAACTAGAGAAGGTGATAGTGGATTTTATGTAGGGGTTAATGAGGTATTTTAA
- a CDS encoding BlaI/MecI/CopY family transcriptional regulator, translating to MKKLTKAEEQIMQVLWDIKKGFVKEIIEQLPDKPAYNTVSTIVRILEQKEFIGHESFGRSHQYFPLITKDEYSKSQLKSMVSDYFNGSFSKLVSFFAKEEDLNLNEMEDIMKELDELKNKKK from the coding sequence ATGAAAAAGTTAACGAAAGCAGAAGAACAAATCATGCAAGTCCTTTGGGATATTAAAAAAGGATTTGTGAAAGAGATTATTGAGCAATTACCAGATAAACCTGCTTATAATACGGTCTCTACTATTGTGAGAATACTTGAGCAAAAGGAATTTATTGGACATGAAAGCTTTGGTAGAAGTCATCAATACTTTCCACTCATTACAAAAGATGAGTATAGTAAATCACAGCTAAAATCTATGGTTTCTGATTATTTCAATGGATCATTTTCAAAGTTAGTCTCATTTTTTGCCAAAGAAGAAGATCTAAACTTGAATGAAATGGAAGACATCATGAAAGAACTTGATGAGCTAAAGAATAAGAAAAAATAA
- the sdaAB gene encoding L-serine ammonia-lyase, iron-sulfur-dependent subunit beta — protein MAEKSSIFDMIGPVMIGPSSSHTAGVVRIGRMGRKVLGSQPTKAHITFYNSFARTYEGHGSDKAILAGLLGMQTDDKRIKTSKEICEEQGLEYEFKPVGNASAHHPNTIKLVLTNSQGNTVEVLGISRGGGIIAIKEINGFECNFSATNDTLIVQAKDKKGAISFIANIIANDDCNIGAMTVSREGKNKMACQFIEMDSPIKEMSINYLNSLDWVNEVIYLSAVDKD, from the coding sequence TTGGCTGAAAAAAGTAGTATTTTTGATATGATTGGTCCTGTAATGATTGGACCTTCTAGTTCTCATACAGCAGGTGTTGTTCGTATTGGGAGAATGGGAAGAAAAGTTTTGGGAAGCCAACCAACCAAAGCTCACATCACTTTTTATAACTCTTTTGCTAGAACCTATGAAGGACACGGTAGTGACAAAGCTATTCTAGCGGGCCTACTAGGGATGCAAACAGACGATAAACGAATTAAAACTTCAAAAGAAATTTGTGAAGAACAAGGGCTCGAATATGAGTTTAAACCTGTAGGCAATGCCTCTGCTCACCACCCAAACACTATTAAGTTAGTACTTACAAATAGTCAAGGAAATACGGTTGAAGTACTTGGAATTAGTCGTGGTGGTGGAATTATTGCGATTAAAGAAATTAACGGGTTTGAATGTAACTTCTCAGCAACAAACGATACGCTTATTGTTCAGGCAAAAGATAAAAAAGGAGCTATTTCATTTATCGCGAATATAATTGCAAATGACGATTGCAATATTGGAGCAATGACCGTTTCTCGTGAGGGTAAAAATAAAATGGCTTGTCAATTTATTGAAATGGACTCTCCGATTAAAGAAATGAGCATCAATTACCTTAACAGCTTAGATTGGGTGAACGAAGTCATCTACCTTTCAGCTGTAGATAAAGATTAA
- a CDS encoding Rossmann-fold NAD(P)-binding domain-containing protein has protein sequence MNKSVFITGANGGMGIETIKKLIDQKVKRIVMACRTDQKAVNARSEVITTSNTSDTKLEAYGGFDMTNPTAIELAVNSLPSNQVFDIVFLQAGGVIFTKEFQYIQISGLKFEKTIFQNVIGPYITLFHLYRRGLIAPDARIVYAGGEGARGIPGMMEKPEFQSTKKLSDYILGKNIHQKYNPMSAMGISKLMGALMVTKLSKTLPQTSEILWFSPGLTYGTNGLASKPKLERWFLEKVGFGMMALLGMAQSPERAAQKYVDSLTAKVGKNGDIIGAPQGKALGKLSDQKPMNSAFTDQNLIDEFWKILSENFSPIDFKSDIRV, from the coding sequence ATGAATAAGTCAGTATTTATCACAGGAGCAAATGGAGGAATGGGTATTGAAACTATTAAGAAATTAATAGATCAAAAGGTCAAACGTATTGTGATGGCTTGCCGTACTGATCAGAAAGCTGTCAATGCTCGATCTGAGGTTATTACTACTAGCAATACTTCTGATACTAAACTAGAAGCTTATGGAGGTTTTGACATGACAAACCCAACCGCGATAGAATTAGCTGTCAATTCATTACCATCTAATCAAGTCTTTGATATCGTTTTCCTTCAAGCTGGAGGAGTAATTTTCACCAAAGAGTTTCAATATATCCAGATCAGCGGATTAAAATTTGAAAAGACTATATTTCAAAATGTAATAGGACCATACATCACTCTTTTTCATTTATACCGAAGAGGATTAATTGCTCCAGATGCTCGAATCGTTTATGCGGGCGGTGAAGGTGCTCGTGGAATTCCGGGAATGATGGAAAAACCAGAATTTCAATCTACCAAAAAGCTTAGTGATTACATTTTAGGGAAAAATATACATCAAAAATACAACCCAATGTCTGCTATGGGTATTTCCAAATTGATGGGTGCTTTAATGGTTACAAAATTATCTAAAACTCTACCTCAAACTTCTGAAATATTATGGTTTTCTCCAGGTTTAACTTACGGCACAAATGGATTAGCTTCTAAACCAAAATTAGAAAGATGGTTTTTAGAAAAAGTCGGATTTGGTATGATGGCTTTATTGGGTATGGCTCAAAGTCCAGAACGTGCTGCCCAAAAATATGTAGATAGTCTTACAGCTAAAGTTGGTAAAAATGGTGATATCATAGGTGCACCTCAAGGAAAAGCATTGGGCAAACTAAGTGATCAAAAACCAATGAATTCTGCATTTACAGATCAAAATCTAATTGATGAGTTTTGGAAAATACTTTCTGAGAATTTTTCTCCAATTGATTTTAAGTCCGACATAAGGGTTTAA
- a CDS encoding 3-deoxy-D-manno-octulosonic acid transferase yields MKKFAYNLGIKSYGLLLKAVAPFNEKAKLFTEGRKDIWDKIETFVAKNDAPIAWFHSASLGEFEQGRPVIEAYKKEYPNHKIVLTFFSPSGYEVRKNYKEADLIIYLPLDTEQNAKRFITTLKPTIAYFIKYEFWHHYLSALKRNNIPVISISAIFREDQPFFKKYGEFNREILRNFRHIFVQDQKSLDLLKSIQINNSSIGFDTRFDRVQEIYEQRKDLPIPQKFSEGSKCLVLGSSWKSDLDVIYTTLTELIKSKNLKLIIAPHEIGESSILETEKAFEGAKIIRFSNATTENVVDKDILIIDNIGMLSSLYQYGDFAYIGGAFGSGLHNTLEAATYGIPVLFGSKYSKFKEARDLVELEGAFSCQDEKDFKSKFYKLLNDDELRVKCGNTAKKYVEENTGGTALAIQLTKEILGE; encoded by the coding sequence ATGAAAAAATTCGCGTACAATTTGGGGATCAAGAGTTACGGACTCTTATTGAAAGCAGTAGCGCCTTTCAATGAAAAAGCCAAACTTTTTACAGAAGGGAGAAAGGATATTTGGGATAAAATAGAAACTTTTGTTGCTAAAAATGATGCACCAATCGCTTGGTTTCATAGCGCTTCCTTAGGGGAATTTGAACAAGGAAGACCCGTAATTGAAGCTTATAAAAAAGAATACCCAAATCATAAAATAGTCTTAACCTTCTTTTCTCCAAGCGGTTACGAAGTACGAAAAAACTACAAAGAAGCCGATCTCATCATTTATCTCCCGTTGGATACGGAACAAAATGCTAAGAGATTTATAACAACACTAAAGCCAACGATTGCTTACTTTATCAAATACGAATTTTGGCATCATTACCTCAGTGCCCTTAAGCGAAATAATATCCCTGTTATTTCTATTTCAGCAATTTTTAGAGAAGATCAACCATTCTTCAAAAAATACGGTGAATTTAACCGTGAAATATTAAGAAACTTTAGGCATATCTTTGTTCAAGATCAAAAGTCTTTAGACTTATTAAAATCGATTCAGATCAATAATTCTAGTATTGGATTTGATACTCGATTTGATAGAGTTCAAGAAATTTATGAGCAAAGAAAAGATTTACCAATTCCTCAAAAGTTTAGTGAAGGAAGTAAATGTTTAGTATTAGGAAGCAGTTGGAAAAGTGACTTAGATGTTATTTACACTACACTTACTGAACTAATTAAGAGCAAAAATTTAAAGCTTATCATTGCTCCTCATGAAATAGGTGAATCATCGATTCTGGAAACTGAAAAAGCATTTGAAGGTGCTAAAATCATTAGATTTTCTAATGCTACAACTGAAAATGTAGTTGATAAGGATATACTTATAATTGACAATATTGGAATGCTTTCATCACTCTACCAATATGGAGACTTTGCTTACATTGGTGGTGCTTTTGGAAGTGGGCTTCATAATACATTAGAAGCTGCAACTTATGGTATCCCAGTACTTTTCGGGAGTAAATACTCAAAATTTAAAGAAGCTCGTGATCTTGTCGAGTTAGAAGGTGCCTTCTCTTGCCAAGATGAGAAAGACTTTAAATCTAAATTCTATAAACTCTTAAATGATGATGAGCTTAGAGTAAAATGTGGAAATACTGCTAAGAAATATGTCGAAGAAAATACTGGTGGAACAGCATTAGCTATTCAGCTTACAAAAGAAATCTTGGGAGAATAA
- a CDS encoding 2,3,4,5-tetrahydropyridine-2,6-dicarboxylate N-succinyltransferase, translated as MNQQLIEAAWDDRSLLSDEATIAAINETVDQLDKGTLRVAEPLEDGTVQVNQWVKKAVILFFPLQKMETIEVGPFEFHDKIALKKDYAEKGVRVVPHAVARYGSFIEKGAILMPSYVNIGAYVGSGTMVDTWATVGSCAQIGKDVHLSGGVGVGGVLEPVQAAPVVIEDGAFIGSRCILVEGVHVGKEAVLGANVTITGSSKIIDVTGDEPVIYKGYVPPRSVVIPGSYTKKFPAGDYNVPCALIIGQRKESTDKKTSLNDALRDNDVAV; from the coding sequence ATGAATCAACAACTAATTGAAGCAGCATGGGACGATCGTTCTCTTTTGAGTGACGAAGCAACAATTGCTGCAATTAACGAGACTGTAGATCAATTGGACAAAGGTACGCTACGTGTAGCAGAGCCTTTAGAGGATGGAACTGTACAAGTGAACCAATGGGTAAAGAAAGCTGTAATTCTTTTCTTCCCACTTCAAAAAATGGAAACTATTGAAGTAGGCCCATTCGAATTCCATGACAAGATTGCCTTGAAAAAGGATTATGCTGAAAAAGGAGTTCGTGTAGTTCCTCATGCAGTAGCTCGTTATGGTTCTTTCATTGAGAAAGGTGCAATCTTGATGCCTTCTTACGTAAACATTGGTGCTTATGTAGGTTCAGGTACTATGGTTGACACTTGGGCTACAGTAGGTAGTTGTGCTCAAATTGGTAAAGATGTTCACTTGAGTGGTGGAGTAGGAGTTGGTGGTGTATTGGAGCCAGTTCAAGCAGCGCCTGTAGTGATTGAAGACGGAGCATTCATCGGTTCAAGATGTATCTTGGTAGAAGGTGTACATGTAGGTAAAGAGGCTGTTCTTGGTGCTAATGTGACGATCACAGGTAGCTCAAAAATCATCGACGTTACAGGAGATGAGCCAGTAATTTACAAAGGTTATGTACCTCCTCGTTCAGTAGTAATTCCAGGTTCTTACACTAAGAAATTCCCTGCAGGTGATTACAATGTACCATGTGCATTGATCATTGGTCAGCGTAAAGAATCGACAGATAAAAAGACTTCTTTGAACGATGCACTTCGTGATAACGACGTAGCTGTTTAA
- a CDS encoding GAF domain-containing protein, whose translation MLKSIEIQNQQKSFSRGEQYLGAFIFLLCLISNLSVILQPNFEKFYFLNFLSIVLLIPAWILLKSEEKLRLSLTLIAYFNFVIFSISIQNIFASLFLYFIIQTSLLLQKEKKNQVLFLFISFIYWTIQFAYISPNLLNELYNIQVWDLDGGLLYLIIFLIYTHLGLCFTFKYSNIQFEKKQIDTSIDNSTPLKTTTNSNLDKGNKNQNLFELNEGVNRLYDILINTIDKAEIYDYVTKEIGEFISAHRVAIYLVENFESKQFKLMSVFGESIDNYNLEEVNGLINEIGKLRKPTLIQNIPENYNSIYSSLGESKPNHIWVIPLVLKNKTIGILEVSSLSAPQKENELYLKKVSKNLTTALTSLLSFKKSQQLFEETKRLKDQVESKENAILKHMSALDTANSKVDFLKQEIDETLNSELNFFDTLDVPIIALMEDSTISRINNRAQELLKIQDEKHEQLDTILEVSFEELSDLDQLNINVKGQELLLSTRLQQINSITPRAQYFLYLQNESKTKEFKNNIELLEEIIKNKDLQIERQKQTLLNQMETTLFLKEKVDKLELSN comes from the coding sequence ATGTTAAAAAGTATCGAAATCCAAAATCAGCAAAAGAGTTTTTCAAGAGGTGAACAATATCTTGGTGCATTTATTTTTTTACTTTGTCTGATTAGTAACCTAAGTGTCATCCTTCAACCCAATTTTGAGAAATTCTATTTTCTCAACTTCCTATCAATTGTCTTATTGATACCTGCATGGATTCTTCTTAAAAGTGAAGAAAAGTTACGACTTTCACTTACCTTAATCGCTTACTTTAACTTTGTCATTTTTAGTATTTCAATTCAGAATATTTTTGCCTCTTTATTCTTATACTTCATTATACAAACATCTTTACTTCTTCAAAAGGAAAAGAAAAACCAAGTACTCTTTTTATTCATCTCATTTATTTATTGGACCATTCAGTTTGCCTACATCAGCCCAAACCTTTTAAATGAGTTGTATAATATTCAAGTCTGGGATTTAGATGGAGGCCTATTATATCTTATCATTTTTCTGATTTACACTCACCTAGGTTTATGCTTTACTTTTAAATACTCGAACATACAATTTGAGAAAAAGCAAATCGATACTTCAATAGATAACTCAACACCTCTGAAAACAACTACTAATTCTAATCTTGACAAAGGGAATAAGAATCAGAACCTTTTCGAGTTAAATGAAGGCGTAAACAGATTATATGACATCCTAATCAATACAATCGATAAAGCAGAAATATATGATTACGTGACCAAAGAAATAGGTGAGTTTATTTCTGCACACAGAGTAGCGATTTACCTCGTTGAGAATTTTGAATCTAAGCAATTCAAATTAATGTCTGTTTTCGGAGAAAGTATAGACAATTATAATTTGGAAGAAGTAAACGGATTAATAAATGAAATCGGGAAGCTAAGAAAACCAACTCTTATTCAAAATATACCAGAGAACTACAACAGTATTTATTCTAGTCTTGGAGAAAGTAAACCTAATCATATCTGGGTTATACCACTCGTATTAAAAAATAAGACTATTGGTATATTAGAAGTTTCATCACTCTCAGCTCCTCAAAAAGAAAATGAACTTTACCTCAAAAAAGTATCAAAAAATTTAACTACTGCACTCACTTCACTACTCTCATTTAAAAAGAGTCAGCAATTGTTCGAAGAAACCAAAAGATTAAAAGATCAAGTTGAATCTAAAGAAAATGCCATCCTTAAACATATGAGTGCCTTAGACACAGCAAATTCTAAAGTAGACTTTTTAAAACAAGAGATTGATGAAACACTTAACAGCGAATTAAATTTCTTTGATACACTGGATGTTCCAATCATTGCTCTTATGGAGGACAGTACCATTAGTAGAATAAATAATAGAGCTCAAGAGCTTCTTAAAATTCAAGATGAAAAACACGAACAACTAGACACTATATTAGAAGTTAGTTTTGAAGAATTGAGTGATTTGGATCAACTTAATATAAATGTAAAAGGCCAAGAATTACTTCTGAGCACGAGACTCCAACAGATAAATTCAATTACTCCAAGAGCTCAGTATTTTCTTTACCTACAAAATGAGAGCAAAACAAAAGAGTTTAAAAATAACATAGAGTTGCTTGAAGAAATAATAAAGAACAAAGACTTACAAATTGAAAGACAAAAACAGACATTATTAAATCAAATGGAAACTACTTTGTTTTTAAAAGAGAAAGTAGATAAACTAGAGCTTTCAAACTAG
- a CDS encoding beta-ketoacyl-ACP synthase III — MNNFNAAITAVAGWVPEDRLTNQDLEKMVDTNDEWILSRTGIQERRILKEEGKGTSYLATKACEILLEKRGISAQEVDLIICATATPDMGFVSTANIIAHNLGTKPIMSFDVQAACSGFVYALEIASNFIKSGIYKKIIVVGADKMSSVIDYTDRNSCILFGDGAGAALVEPNHEEGFGILDAVMKSDGIGKDFLHTYQGGSAHPLTPENIGDRRQFFFQDGKTVFKHAVTSMADVSVEVMKRNELIGEQVDYLVPHQANMRIIQATAKRMEVGMEKVAVNIHKYGNTTGATIPLCLADYEDKFKKGDNIILSAFGGGFTWGAMYLKWAY, encoded by the coding sequence ATGAACAATTTTAATGCTGCCATAACTGCTGTAGCAGGGTGGGTACCAGAAGACCGACTGACCAATCAAGATCTAGAAAAAATGGTAGATACCAATGATGAATGGATCTTATCTCGAACTGGTATTCAAGAGCGCAGAATCTTAAAAGAAGAAGGGAAGGGAACTTCTTACTTAGCGACCAAAGCTTGTGAGATTTTATTGGAAAAAAGAGGCATTTCAGCGCAAGAGGTTGATTTAATTATCTGTGCAACTGCAACTCCTGACATGGGGTTTGTTTCTACAGCTAATATTATAGCACATAATTTGGGAACAAAACCAATCATGAGTTTTGATGTTCAAGCAGCCTGTTCGGGTTTTGTTTATGCACTTGAAATAGCTTCAAACTTTATTAAATCAGGTATTTATAAGAAAATCATTGTAGTAGGAGCAGATAAAATGTCTTCTGTAATTGACTACACTGATAGAAATTCATGTATCCTTTTTGGCGATGGCGCTGGAGCGGCTCTAGTTGAGCCAAATCATGAAGAAGGTTTTGGTATTTTGGATGCTGTAATGAAATCTGACGGTATTGGAAAAGATTTCTTACATACGTATCAAGGAGGATCTGCTCATCCACTGACTCCTGAAAATATTGGAGACAGACGTCAGTTTTTCTTCCAGGATGGAAAAACGGTATTCAAGCATGCTGTAACAAGTATGGCTGATGTATCGGTAGAGGTGATGAAGCGTAATGAATTGATTGGAGAACAAGTTGACTACCTTGTACCTCATCAAGCTAATATGAGAATCATCCAAGCAACAGCAAAACGCATGGAAGTAGGGATGGAAAAAGTAGCTGTAAATATCCATAAATATGGTAATACAACAGGTGCGACAATTCCGTTGTGTTTAGCTGATTATGAAGATAAATTTAAGAAAGGAGATAATATTATTTTGTCAGCTTTCGGAGGTGGTTTTACTTGGGGTGCGATGTACTTGAAGTGGGCTTACTAA
- a CDS encoding M56 family metallopeptidase, with product MLLFLIKSSLYWGISYLLYLTYFSKKSSFKFNRYFLLANLILGLLIPFLELDSNYWSGLFSNEVIKQVETTLLLPSVTIGENLENGFQIWTLALYLYGTIATLLISRFLFGIFKLKSISSIPKKTFSHSNTKVVLVKSEYATFSFWDTVYWNNQYKIDSEEGTCIFEHELAHIQQKHFIDNLISELFCIAFWFNPMVWVFRKAISQNHEFLADHDVLKKQEEITPYANLLVSHIFLPLDVPIGQYFHKSLTLNRIKMMKNNQNSSWAIKTMSILFLTSLSLFFACENFQTEEENELQKNIDNTVVKSEAEFQLDPVKDKELEDVIFDIVEQPASFKGGLKGLLSWLTQEIQYPEQAKNMGVQGKVYVEFIVDREGDVTNATIKKGIGAGCDQEALRVIQNSPKWYPAKQRGYTVNQRLVLPINFKLDD from the coding sequence ATGCTTTTATTTCTAATTAAATCCTCTCTTTATTGGGGGATAAGCTACCTTTTATACCTCACATATTTTAGTAAGAAATCTAGTTTTAAGTTCAATAGATACTTCTTATTAGCTAATCTAATATTAGGTTTACTAATTCCATTTCTTGAACTAGACTCAAACTATTGGAGTGGTCTTTTTTCTAATGAGGTGATAAAACAGGTTGAAACCACTCTCCTACTTCCAAGTGTCACTATTGGAGAGAACTTAGAAAATGGATTTCAAATTTGGACACTAGCACTTTATCTGTATGGTACGATTGCTACACTCCTAATCTCCCGATTTCTCTTTGGCATTTTTAAGTTGAAAAGTATCAGTTCTATTCCGAAAAAAACTTTTTCCCACTCGAACACAAAAGTTGTATTGGTAAAATCCGAATATGCCACATTTAGCTTTTGGGATACCGTTTATTGGAATAACCAGTATAAAATCGATTCAGAAGAAGGGACGTGTATTTTTGAACATGAATTAGCGCATATTCAGCAAAAACACTTTATCGACAACCTTATTTCCGAGCTATTCTGTATTGCTTTTTGGTTTAATCCGATGGTTTGGGTATTCAGAAAAGCTATTTCACAAAATCATGAGTTCCTTGCTGATCATGATGTTTTAAAGAAACAAGAGGAAATAACCCCTTATGCTAACCTTCTTGTCTCTCATATTTTTTTACCTCTAGATGTGCCGATCGGTCAATATTTTCATAAATCTTTAACTTTAAATCGAATTAAAATGATGAAGAACAATCAGAACTCATCATGGGCAATTAAAACAATGTCCATACTTTTTCTAACAAGTTTATCTCTATTTTTTGCTTGTGAAAACTTCCAAACAGAAGAAGAAAATGAATTACAGAAAAACATCGATAATACCGTTGTTAAGTCTGAAGCAGAATTTCAGTTAGATCCTGTTAAGGACAAAGAACTTGAAGATGTCATATTTGATATAGTGGAACAACCTGCTAGCTTTAAGGGAGGTTTAAAAGGTCTTCTTTCTTGGTTAACTCAAGAAATACAATATCCTGAACAAGCAAAAAATATGGGCGTTCAAGGTAAAGTGTATGTTGAATTTATCGTTGACAGAGAAGGGGATGTCACCAATGCCACTATCAAAAAAGGGATTGGTGCTGGTTGTGACCAAGAAGCTTTAAGAGTTATTCAAAACTCACCAAAGTGGTATCCTGCTAAACAACGAGGTTACACTGTAAATCAGCGTTTAGTTTTACCTATCAACTTCAAACTAGACGATTAA
- a CDS encoding NAD(P)/FAD-dependent oxidoreductase, whose amino-acid sequence MNAHISIIGGGLSGLCCAIHLKLLGHDVQVFEKSSYPRHKVCGEYLSLEVLPYLNQLGLELTNYELPIIDRLQVSGINGIKLKSKLPLGAIGISRYLLEELLYRRALELHIPILTNCKIDNIKKVDNQFELTHKTQTFKTNISIIAAGRKSIFDRLLNRKAFEIKSPFVGIKYHLSSNLEIPSNLISLHNFRGGYAGISQIEDGKFNFCYLVHQNKLKASNSIRELEEVVLKENPELKSILDNSTSLFKTPLTVQNVSFSAKSSVENGIYFLGDSAGSIAPLCGNGMAMAIHSAKLLADALHKKDLYTENSYQEKWRKSFKTRLKIGQHFQKLLGQNTVTNLSLRAIKILPQRVFENIISLTHGNEFRSEFLDIQQHTSYEKVDSNTY is encoded by the coding sequence ATGAATGCTCATATTTCTATCATCGGTGGAGGTCTTTCAGGCTTATGCTGTGCTATCCATTTAAAATTATTGGGTCATGATGTCCAAGTATTTGAGAAATCATCCTACCCAAGACATAAAGTATGTGGTGAATATCTTTCATTGGAAGTATTGCCTTATCTTAATCAACTAGGTTTAGAACTGACAAACTATGAACTTCCAATCATCGATAGGCTACAAGTAAGCGGTATAAATGGTATAAAACTAAAATCTAAATTACCCTTAGGTGCCATTGGAATTAGCCGATATTTACTAGAAGAATTACTATATCGAAGGGCGTTAGAACTTCATATACCAATTCTTACAAATTGTAAGATTGATAACATCAAAAAAGTTGATAATCAATTTGAGCTAACACACAAGACTCAAACTTTTAAGACTAATATCTCTATTATTGCAGCAGGAAGAAAGTCTATTTTTGACCGTCTTTTAAATAGAAAAGCCTTTGAAATTAAGTCTCCTTTCGTTGGCATCAAATATCACCTTTCCTCAAACTTAGAGATTCCTAGCAACCTCATTTCACTACACAATTTTAGAGGTGGCTATGCTGGTATTTCTCAAATAGAAGACGGTAAGTTTAACTTTTGCTATTTGGTACATCAAAACAAGTTAAAAGCTTCAAATTCTATTCGTGAATTAGAGGAAGTAGTATTAAAAGAAAACCCAGAACTGAAATCAATTTTAGATAATAGTACTTCACTTTTCAAAACTCCACTTACAGTTCAAAATGTGAGCTTTTCTGCCAAATCTAGTGTTGAAAATGGAATCTATTTTTTGGGTGATTCAGCGGGGAGTATAGCCCCTCTTTGTGGTAATGGAATGGCCATGGCAATTCATTCGGCTAAATTACTTGCTGATGCTCTACATAAAAAAGATCTTTACACTGAGAACTCATATCAAGAAAAATGGAGAAAGTCCTTTAAAACAAGACTAAAAATAGGGCAACATTTCCAAAAGCTATTAGGACAAAATACCGTAACGAATCTGAGCCTAAGAGCTATTAAAATATTGCCCCAAAGAGTATTTGAAAATATAATTAGTCTAACACATGGAAATGAATTCCGTTCTGAATTTCTAGATATTCAACAACATACGAGCTACGAAAAAGTAGACAGCAATACCTATTAA